From Streptomyces sp. GSL17-111, one genomic window encodes:
- a CDS encoding helix-turn-helix domain-containing protein: MDNVERPGVGIEVGVGGEVGAEPGWDTGDEHAGTDTEWDREPHPSDSMRTFGAVVQALREHAGLSRAELAAYVGYSKHTVASVELGRRMPDQVFVERAEEVLGNTGALRKAARHLTRSEVGLAAWFRQWARLERKAVSLSTYECRLVPGLLQSEAYACAVFDGTIPVRNDHELEAQLSARMDRQVMMRERPTTPFSFIVEEHVFRRRFAERQVVRELLDHVLDLTAPRNVTFQLVSIEAGLHACLDGPTRILETPEGRWFGYSEGQQNGRLISDRKEMRLLSQRYETLRSQALSPIESRALLERLRGEL; this comes from the coding sequence ATGGACAACGTCGAGAGGCCCGGGGTCGGGATCGAGGTTGGAGTCGGAGGTGAGGTCGGAGCCGAGCCCGGCTGGGACACCGGCGACGAGCACGCGGGAACCGACACGGAGTGGGACCGGGAGCCGCACCCCTCGGACAGCATGCGCACCTTCGGCGCCGTCGTCCAGGCCCTGCGCGAGCACGCGGGCCTCAGCCGCGCCGAACTCGCCGCCTACGTGGGGTACTCCAAGCACACGGTGGCGTCGGTTGAGCTGGGACGCCGCATGCCGGACCAGGTGTTCGTCGAACGTGCCGAGGAAGTGCTCGGCAACACCGGCGCCCTGCGCAAGGCCGCCCGCCACCTCACGCGGAGCGAGGTGGGACTCGCCGCGTGGTTCCGGCAGTGGGCACGGCTGGAGCGCAAGGCGGTGAGCCTGTCCACCTACGAGTGCCGGCTGGTGCCGGGTCTGTTGCAGTCCGAGGCCTACGCGTGCGCGGTGTTCGACGGCACGATCCCGGTGCGCAATGACCACGAGCTGGAGGCCCAGCTCAGCGCACGCATGGACCGACAGGTGATGATGCGGGAGCGGCCGACCACGCCCTTCAGCTTCATCGTCGAGGAGCACGTCTTCCGGCGTCGGTTCGCCGAACGGCAGGTGGTGCGCGAACTCCTTGACCACGTCCTCGACCTCACCGCCCCGCGCAACGTGACGTTCCAGCTCGTTTCGATTGAGGCCGGGTTGCATGCCTGCCTGGACGGGCCGACGCGCATCCTGGAGACACCGGAGGGGCGGTGGTTCGGCTACTCCGAGGGGCAGCAGAACGGACGGCTGATCTCGGACCGGAAAGAGATGAGACTGCTCTCCCAGCGCTATGAAACACTGCGCTCGCAGGCCCTGAGCCCCATCGAATCCCGGGCCCTGCTGGAGCGACTAAGAGGAGAGCTATGA
- a CDS encoding DUF397 domain-containing protein — MSSGSTELAWFKSSYSGSQGDDCVEVAIAEQAVHVRDSKDTTLPAFTVGSEGWSRFVRFASER; from the coding sequence ATGAGCAGCGGTTCGACGGAACTCGCCTGGTTCAAGTCCAGCTACAGCGGCAGCCAGGGTGACGACTGCGTGGAGGTCGCGATCGCTGAACAGGCCGTCCACGTGCGCGACTCCAAGGACACGACCCTCCCGGCCTTCACCGTGGGCAGTGAGGGCTGGAGCCGGTTCGTGCGCTTCGCGTCGGAGCGCTGA
- a CDS encoding cupin domain-containing protein, which translates to MSSSSTPRAPRPVNLAEQLARFGEHWSPKIVATLNDYDVRVVKVKGEFVWHTHEDTDELFLVLSGRLTIRLRDGDVVLRPGELYVVPRGVEHCPFAEEETAALLLEPSGTVNTGDAGGALTRAAETLD; encoded by the coding sequence ATGTCCTCCTCTTCCACCCCCCGGGCGCCCCGGCCCGTCAATCTCGCTGAGCAGCTCGCCCGGTTCGGTGAGCACTGGTCACCGAAGATCGTCGCCACGCTGAACGACTACGACGTCCGGGTCGTCAAGGTGAAGGGCGAGTTCGTCTGGCACACGCACGAGGACACGGACGAGCTGTTCCTCGTGCTCAGCGGCCGGCTGACGATCCGGCTGCGGGACGGCGACGTCGTCCTGCGTCCCGGCGAGCTGTACGTCGTCCCGCGCGGTGTCGAGCACTGCCCGTTCGCCGAGGAGGAGACGGCGGCCCTGCTCCTCGAACCGTCCGGCACCGTCAACACGGGCGACGCGGGCGGTGCGCTGACCAGGGCGGCGGAGACCCTGGACTGA
- a CDS encoding PhzF family phenazine biosynthesis isomerase, which yields MGNHAQSEPDRTDVLRYTAFSSSPHGGNPAGVVLDASGLDEAAMLAVAAEVGYSESAFLTPAPGADGSGRSFTVRYFSPVAEVPFCGHATVAAAVALAERIGPGELVFATRAGTVPVSVVRTGSGELRATLTSVPPYTEEIAPADLAEALAALDWRSEELDPALPSRIAFAGARHLVLAAGTRERLARLDYDFERLKALMLRLDLTTLQLVHRDPQDVTVFHVRDPFPVGGVVEDPATGAAAAALGGYLRELGLAPDSAVLTLHQGTDLGRPGELTVELRHGDARIHVSGSGVRIP from the coding sequence ATGGGGAACCACGCTCAGTCCGAACCGGACCGCACCGACGTCCTGCGCTACACCGCCTTCTCCTCCTCGCCGCACGGCGGGAACCCGGCCGGCGTCGTGCTCGACGCCTCGGGGCTCGACGAGGCGGCGATGCTCGCCGTCGCGGCCGAGGTCGGCTACTCGGAGTCGGCCTTCCTGACCCCCGCGCCGGGCGCCGACGGCTCGGGGCGGTCGTTCACCGTCCGGTACTTCAGTCCCGTCGCCGAGGTCCCGTTCTGCGGCCACGCCACGGTGGCGGCGGCCGTCGCCCTGGCCGAGCGCATCGGGCCCGGGGAGCTGGTGTTCGCGACGCGGGCGGGTACCGTGCCCGTCTCCGTGGTCCGGACGGGGTCGGGGGAGCTGCGCGCGACGCTGACGAGCGTCCCGCCGTACACCGAGGAGATCGCCCCGGCCGACCTCGCGGAGGCGCTGGCGGCGCTGGACTGGCGGTCCGAGGAGCTCGACCCCGCACTGCCGTCGCGCATCGCCTTCGCCGGCGCCCGGCACCTGGTGCTGGCGGCCGGTACCCGCGAGCGGCTCGCCCGGCTCGACTACGACTTCGAGCGGCTCAAGGCCCTCATGCTGCGGCTCGACCTGACGACGCTGCAGCTCGTCCACCGCGACCCGCAGGACGTCACGGTCTTCCACGTCCGCGACCCGTTCCCGGTGGGCGGGGTGGTGGAGGACCCGGCGACGGGCGCCGCCGCCGCGGCGCTGGGCGGTTACCTGCGCGAGCTGGGCCTCGCTCCGGACAGCGCCGTGCTCACCCTCCACCAGGGCACCGACCTCGGCCGTCCGGGGGAGCTGACGGTGGAGCTGCGGCACGGTGACGCGCGGATCCACGTCAGCGGGTCCGGCGTCCGCATACCGTGA
- a CDS encoding DUF5701 family protein: protein MPDPQTATPAPLPPLRVQADHLIALGVHTHAALPAEEVRAFAERHADDSGGTLLAVHPERVAASVLAPLLRHSGKPGFVVADMPDVDRFTPSGIDLPEGPLYLVSGVDRGDHLANWSPEEALPALTEHHRTPLLLTEGIHWVLQQPAALERNRCFMTIGSRLRKPNGTYDARTPALWISNGTGRDGRERRDAPKVGWCWWRNRHTWLGFASATGRMP, encoded by the coding sequence TTGCCCGACCCGCAGACCGCCACCCCGGCCCCCCTGCCGCCGCTGCGCGTCCAGGCGGACCACCTGATCGCCCTGGGCGTGCACACCCACGCCGCACTACCGGCCGAGGAGGTCCGCGCCTTCGCCGAGCGGCACGCGGACGACAGCGGGGGCACCCTGCTGGCCGTCCATCCCGAGCGGGTGGCCGCCTCCGTGCTCGCGCCGCTGCTGCGCCACAGCGGCAAGCCCGGCTTCGTCGTGGCCGACATGCCCGACGTCGACCGCTTCACGCCCAGCGGGATCGACCTGCCCGAAGGCCCCCTGTACCTCGTCAGCGGCGTCGACCGGGGCGACCACCTGGCCAACTGGAGCCCGGAGGAGGCGCTCCCCGCCCTGACCGAGCACCACCGCACCCCGCTGCTGCTCACCGAAGGCATCCACTGGGTGCTCCAGCAGCCGGCGGCCCTGGAGCGCAACCGGTGCTTCATGACCATCGGCTCACGGCTGCGGAAGCCCAACGGCACCTACGACGCCCGCACCCCCGCGCTCTGGATCAGCAACGGCACCGGCCGCGACGGCCGGGAGCGGCGCGACGCCCCGAAGGTCGGGTGGTGCTGGTGGCGCAACCGCCACACCTGGCTGGGCTTCGCCTCCGCCACGGGCCGGATGCCGTAG
- a CDS encoding TetR/AcrR family transcriptional regulator encodes MSDDSAGTPPRLTGLREVKKQETRQHISDQATRLFLAQGFDATTIAEIADAARVSKKTVTNYFARKEDLALDRQDAFVATLASAVAARRPGESALGALRRAFDGSLAAHDPVTGFTGPEFARMVAESPTLTHCVRGLHDRREEALAEALADAGGAPGDDATARTVAGLLGAVHRVLFQRIQHLTLAGRTAREIERLVAPEAAHAFDLLEPSLGRLYVA; translated from the coding sequence ATGAGTGACGACAGCGCGGGCACGCCGCCGCGGCTCACCGGGCTGCGCGAGGTCAAGAAGCAGGAGACCCGGCAGCACATCTCCGACCAGGCCACCCGCCTCTTCCTCGCGCAGGGTTTCGACGCCACGACGATCGCCGAGATCGCCGACGCCGCCCGCGTCTCCAAGAAGACGGTCACCAACTACTTCGCGCGCAAGGAGGACCTGGCCCTCGACCGCCAGGACGCCTTCGTCGCGACCCTGGCCTCGGCCGTCGCGGCGCGGCGGCCCGGGGAGTCGGCGCTGGGCGCGCTGCGCCGCGCCTTCGACGGGTCCCTGGCCGCGCACGACCCGGTCACGGGCTTCACGGGGCCGGAGTTCGCCCGCATGGTCGCCGAGAGCCCCACCCTCACGCACTGCGTCCGGGGTCTGCACGACCGGCGGGAGGAGGCGCTGGCCGAGGCGCTGGCCGACGCAGGAGGGGCGCCGGGCGACGACGCCACCGCCCGCACGGTCGCCGGGCTGCTCGGCGCCGTGCACCGTGTCCTCTTCCAGCGCATCCAGCACCTCACCCTCGCGGGGCGCACGGCGCGGGAGATCGAACGGCTCGTGGCGCCCGAGGCGGCCCACGCCTTCGACCTGCTCGAACCGTCCCTCGGGCGGCTCTACGTCGCCTGA
- a CDS encoding cupin domain-containing protein, whose amino-acid sequence MHDDAPRSTAPGVQVRSTDVLRAVPDHRGGAVWRLDRPGRQLDANLVRLPPGSRVGASVEPEVDVILYVTGGSGRLELDGVSQELRAGSVVWLPRGARRALAADEDGLTYLTTHRRRSGLTVRTRSEGGEPPCLQHLLCDACGRPAAETDARFCARCGTALPEAG is encoded by the coding sequence ATGCACGACGACGCACCACGGAGCACGGCACCGGGCGTACAGGTCCGGTCGACGGACGTCCTGCGCGCCGTGCCCGACCATCGCGGCGGAGCCGTGTGGCGGCTCGACCGGCCGGGCCGCCAACTCGACGCGAACCTCGTGCGGCTGCCGCCCGGCAGCCGGGTCGGCGCGTCCGTCGAACCCGAGGTGGACGTGATCCTGTACGTCACCGGCGGAAGTGGCCGGCTGGAGCTCGACGGCGTGTCGCAGGAGCTCCGGGCGGGCTCGGTCGTCTGGCTGCCACGCGGCGCCCGGCGCGCCCTGGCGGCGGACGAGGACGGGCTGACGTACCTCACGACCCACCGGCGGCGCTCCGGCCTCACCGTCCGGACGCGGAGCGAGGGCGGCGAGCCGCCGTGCCTGCAGCACCTGCTGTGCGACGCGTGCGGCCGCCCGGCCGCCGAGACCGACGCCCGCTTCTGCGCGCGGTGCGGCACCGCCCTGCCCGAAGCGGGATGA
- a CDS encoding SDR family oxidoreductase, which yields MTDINKTLNEARGAAAGGTRGAVVTGAGSGIGRAVALALAEAGWSVTLAGRRAAALESTAALLSPDAAGRVATVPTDVTDPDAVTALFAAAVDRFGRVDLLFNNAGTFGPTVPPDELTYADWQSVVDVNLTGAFLCARAAFRVMKDQTPQGGRIVNNGSISAHTPRPHSLAYTTTKHAMTGLTKSLSLDGRPHRIACGQIDVGNAATELTARMRTGILQADGTTAAEPTMDAADVARTVLHMAELPLEANIQFATVLATTMPYIGRG from the coding sequence ATGACGGACATCAACAAAACGTTGAACGAAGCGCGGGGGGCCGCCGCCGGAGGGACGCGCGGCGCCGTGGTGACGGGCGCGGGCTCCGGCATCGGCCGCGCCGTGGCCCTCGCCCTGGCCGAGGCGGGCTGGTCGGTCACGCTGGCCGGACGCCGGGCCGCCGCGCTGGAGAGCACGGCCGCGCTGCTCTCCCCCGACGCCGCCGGGCGTGTCGCCACCGTACCCACGGACGTCACCGACCCCGACGCCGTGACCGCGCTGTTCGCCGCCGCCGTCGACCGCTTCGGCCGCGTGGACCTGCTGTTCAACAACGCCGGCACCTTCGGCCCCACCGTGCCGCCCGACGAACTGACGTACGCCGACTGGCAGTCCGTCGTCGACGTCAACCTCACCGGTGCCTTCCTCTGCGCCCGCGCCGCGTTCCGCGTCATGAAGGACCAGACACCGCAGGGCGGCCGCATCGTCAACAACGGGTCGATCTCGGCCCACACCCCGCGCCCGCACTCCCTCGCCTACACCACGACCAAGCACGCCATGACGGGGCTCACGAAGTCGCTGTCCCTGGACGGGCGGCCACACCGCATCGCCTGCGGCCAGATCGACGTCGGCAACGCCGCCACCGAACTCACGGCCCGCATGCGGACCGGCATCCTCCAGGCCGACGGCACGACGGCCGCCGAGCCGACCATGGACGCCGCCGACGTCGCCCGGACAGTCCTGCACATGGCCGAACTGCCGCTGGAGGCCAACATCCAGTTCGCCACCGTCCTCGCCACGACGATGCCCTACATCGGCCGCGGCTGA
- a CDS encoding alkaline phosphatase D family protein, translated as MTHSGSADSELRAAARHVGRRRFLTVTGAAAALAFATNLPDTARAATGLREAKFPQDPFTLGIASGDPLPGSVVLWTRLAPDPFEPDSGMPARPVPVHWEMAYDARFRRIARRGTAVAHPEYHHAVHVEPHGLRAGTDYYFRFRAGAHLSPVGRTRTAPAPGTGPDALRFALAACQRYDQGYWTAYRHLAGEEDLDAVIHLGDYLYEYAVGAAAGARGYTGDRRLPAHFARETVTLEDYRLRYSLYKRDEDLRAAHAAAPWIVTWDDHETENNYAGDIPENSVPPEEFLVRRAAAYRAYWENMPLRRPQRPHGPDLTLYRRLRFGRLAQIDVLDTRQYRDDQANGDGWKVPTPASQDLARQLLGATQERWLADGWRASDATWNVLAQQVVFARRRNRVEGPWPLSMDSWDGYPGARERVLRAAESARLRNLAVLTGDVHVHYGLDIKRDFDDPSSRTVGVEVVTTSVSSGGDGRERPANWDALMAANPHLRFYDGRRGYTLLTLDERQLRADYRTVPHVTTPGAPVTTAASFVSAAGDPGLRPA; from the coding sequence ATGACGCACTCAGGGAGCGCAGACAGCGAACTCCGTGCCGCGGCCCGCCACGTCGGCCGCCGCCGGTTTCTGACGGTGACGGGCGCGGCCGCCGCCCTCGCCTTCGCCACCAACCTTCCGGACACCGCGCGGGCCGCCACCGGCCTGCGCGAGGCGAAGTTCCCCCAGGACCCCTTCACCCTCGGCATCGCCTCCGGCGACCCCCTGCCCGGATCCGTCGTGCTGTGGACCCGGCTGGCACCGGACCCCTTCGAGCCCGACAGCGGGATGCCCGCACGGCCCGTCCCCGTGCACTGGGAGATGGCGTACGACGCGCGGTTCCGCCGCATCGCCCGGCGCGGCACCGCCGTCGCCCACCCCGAGTACCACCACGCCGTGCACGTCGAGCCCCACGGGCTGCGGGCGGGCACCGACTACTACTTCCGCTTCCGCGCGGGCGCCCACCTCAGCCCGGTCGGCCGCACCCGCACCGCCCCGGCACCGGGCACCGGCCCGGACGCGCTGCGCTTCGCCCTCGCCGCCTGCCAGCGCTACGACCAGGGCTACTGGACCGCCTACCGGCACCTGGCGGGCGAGGAGGACCTCGACGCCGTCATCCACCTCGGCGACTACCTCTACGAGTACGCCGTGGGTGCCGCCGCCGGGGCGCGCGGTTACACCGGCGACCGGCGGCTGCCCGCCCACTTCGCCCGGGAGACCGTCACCCTGGAGGACTACCGGCTGCGGTACTCCCTCTACAAGCGCGACGAGGACCTCCGGGCCGCCCACGCCGCCGCGCCGTGGATCGTCACCTGGGACGACCACGAGACGGAGAACAACTACGCCGGGGACATCCCCGAGAACAGCGTGCCGCCCGAGGAGTTCCTCGTGCGCCGGGCCGCCGCCTACCGCGCGTACTGGGAGAACATGCCGCTGCGCCGGCCGCAGCGCCCCCACGGCCCCGACCTCACCCTCTACCGGCGGCTGCGGTTCGGTCGGCTCGCCCAGATCGACGTCCTCGACACCCGGCAGTACCGCGACGACCAGGCGAACGGGGACGGCTGGAAGGTCCCCACGCCCGCGTCGCAGGACCTCGCGCGCCAGCTCCTCGGCGCCACCCAGGAACGCTGGCTGGCCGACGGCTGGCGCGCCTCCGACGCCACCTGGAACGTCCTGGCCCAGCAGGTGGTCTTCGCCCGCCGCCGCAACCGTGTCGAGGGCCCCTGGCCGCTGTCCATGGACTCCTGGGACGGCTACCCCGGCGCCCGCGAGCGGGTGCTGCGCGCCGCCGAGTCGGCCCGGCTGCGGAACCTCGCGGTGCTCACCGGCGACGTCCACGTGCACTACGGCCTGGACATCAAGCGGGACTTCGACGACCCGTCCTCCCGCACGGTGGGAGTGGAGGTGGTCACCACGTCCGTCTCCAGCGGCGGCGACGGCCGGGAGCGGCCCGCCAACTGGGACGCCCTCATGGCCGCCAACCCGCATCTGCGGTTCTACGACGGGCGCCGCGGCTACACCCTGCTCACCCTCGACGAGCGTCAACTGCGCGCCGACTACCGCACGGTGCCGCACGTGACGACGCCCGGCGCGCCCGTGACCACGGCCGCGTCGTTCGTCTCGGCGGCGGGCGACCCGGGGCTGCGCCCCGCCTGA
- a CDS encoding multidrug effflux MFS transporter: MSDPGPCSPAAPPSVAPATTPSVPPATSATDASGRPVLPAQAVPAQAAPTAARAGGGTTSKEPQLTRAQRAGLLLTLVLGSLTALPALTMDLYLPALPQVADALGTEAAQAQLTLTTCLLGLALGQIVVGPMSDQFGRRRPLLVGMACYVAASAACALASGVEMLTVFRLVQGLTGAAGIVIARAVVRDLFDGLAMARFFSTLMLISGAAPILAPVLGGQLLRVTDWRGTFVALAAVGLVLTLVTARYLPETLAPADRHRGGLPTALRAMRGLLADRAFVGYLIAGSLGFAALFAYIAASPFVVQEIYGASPQTFSLLFMVNSIGLISLGQLNGKVLVGRCDLDRVLLLGLGITGAAAVALLLMTSGVFGEPGLTGVAAGLFVLMSGMGLVLPNANSQGLMRAGHAAGSASALLGTTPFLVGAVASPLVGIAGEHTAVPMAVVQVVALALATAGFVGMCRPWRRRG; the protein is encoded by the coding sequence ATGTCCGACCCCGGCCCGTGCAGTCCGGCCGCCCCGCCGTCCGTCGCCCCCGCGACGACCCCCTCCGTCCCTCCCGCCACCTCCGCGACGGACGCCTCCGGGCGGCCCGTCCTCCCCGCGCAGGCCGTCCCCGCGCAGGCCGCTCCGACCGCCGCGCGCGCCGGCGGCGGCACCACCTCCAAGGAGCCGCAGCTCACCCGCGCCCAGCGGGCGGGGCTGCTGCTCACCCTGGTCCTCGGCAGCCTCACCGCCCTGCCCGCCCTCACCATGGACCTCTACCTGCCGGCGCTCCCGCAGGTGGCCGACGCCCTGGGCACCGAGGCCGCCCAGGCCCAGCTGACCCTGACCACCTGCCTGCTGGGCCTGGCCCTCGGCCAGATCGTCGTCGGCCCGATGAGCGACCAGTTCGGGCGCCGCAGGCCCCTGCTGGTCGGCATGGCCTGCTACGTCGCCGCGAGCGCCGCCTGCGCCCTCGCGTCGGGCGTCGAGATGCTCACCGTCTTCCGGCTGGTGCAGGGCCTCACCGGCGCGGCCGGCATCGTCATCGCCCGCGCCGTCGTCCGGGACCTGTTCGACGGCCTGGCCATGGCCCGGTTCTTCTCCACCCTCATGCTGATCTCCGGCGCCGCCCCCATCCTGGCCCCCGTCCTCGGTGGCCAACTGCTGCGGGTCACCGACTGGCGCGGCACCTTCGTCGCCCTGGCCGCCGTCGGCCTGGTGCTGACCCTCGTCACGGCGCGGTACCTCCCCGAGACGCTGGCCCCCGCCGACCGGCACCGCGGCGGCCTGCCCACCGCGCTGCGCGCCATGCGCGGGCTGCTGGCCGACCGCGCGTTCGTGGGCTACCTCATCGCCGGTTCGCTGGGCTTCGCCGCGCTGTTCGCCTACATCGCGGCCTCGCCGTTCGTCGTCCAGGAGATCTACGGGGCGTCCCCGCAGACGTTCAGCCTGCTGTTCATGGTGAACTCGATCGGCCTGATCTCGCTCGGTCAGCTCAACGGCAAGGTCCTCGTGGGCCGCTGCGACCTGGACCGGGTCCTGCTCCTCGGGCTCGGCATCACCGGCGCGGCCGCCGTCGCCCTGCTGCTGATGACGTCCGGGGTGTTCGGCGAGCCGGGGCTGACCGGGGTCGCGGCGGGGCTGTTCGTGCTGATGTCCGGCATGGGCCTCGTCCTGCCCAACGCCAACTCGCAGGGGCTCATGCGGGCCGGGCACGCGGCGGGCTCCGCCTCCGCCCTGCTGGGCACGACGCCGTTCCTCGTCGGCGCCGTCGCCTCGCCGCTCGTCGGCATCGCGGGGGAGCACACGGCGGTGCCGATGGCCGTCGTGCAGGTGGTGGCCCTGGCCCTGGCCACCGCCGGTTTCGTGGGGATGTGCCGCCCGTGGCGCCGCAGGGGCTGA
- a CDS encoding serine hydrolase domain-containing protein: MPPVAPQGLTPGSARQAGLDAGELAALVRHVDALPSRGWCGAAVVAAGRGPYLAVEHATGWALRWDAAGTPAAAPVPARVDTPFDLASLTKLVTAVVAARSMERGAFGLDDPVAAHVPEFGAAGKDRITVRQLLTHTSGLRPELPFHDGHGLELLWAEPPTTTGPRYSDLNLLALQAVLERTTGRPLDALVREHVSGPLGLRSLRYGPVPGAAATEDQRRPVAKADRGLLRGVVHDENAHALGGVAGHAGLFATARDLAVLCRALLAGGTLGGVRLLAPESVALLLDAPGLGFAVDQPWFMGELAGRGAAGHTGFTGTSLVLDRATDTFLVLLATTVHPLRPARPDSTPRAVAATHLARAVR; this comes from the coding sequence GTGCCGCCCGTGGCGCCGCAGGGGCTGACGCCCGGCTCCGCGCGGCAGGCCGGGCTGGACGCCGGTGAACTGGCCGCCCTGGTCCGCCACGTGGACGCCCTGCCCTCCCGTGGCTGGTGCGGGGCGGCCGTGGTGGCGGCGGGGCGCGGCCCGTACCTCGCCGTGGAGCACGCGACGGGGTGGGCCCTGCGCTGGGACGCCGCCGGGACGCCGGCCGCCGCCCCGGTGCCCGCCCGCGTGGACACCCCGTTCGACCTGGCCTCCCTCACCAAGCTCGTCACCGCCGTCGTCGCCGCGCGGTCGATGGAGCGCGGCGCCTTCGGCCTCGACGACCCCGTGGCCGCCCACGTCCCCGAGTTCGGCGCGGCGGGGAAGGACCGCATCACCGTGCGGCAGCTCCTCACCCACACCTCGGGCCTGCGCCCCGAGCTGCCCTTCCACGACGGCCACGGGCTGGAGCTGCTGTGGGCGGAGCCGCCCACCACCACCGGCCCCCGCTACTCCGACCTCAACCTGCTCGCCCTCCAGGCCGTGCTGGAACGCACCACCGGCCGGCCCCTCGACGCGCTCGTCCGCGAGCACGTCAGCGGCCCGCTCGGATTGCGCAGCCTGCGGTACGGGCCGGTCCCCGGAGCCGCCGCCACCGAGGACCAGCGGCGGCCGGTGGCCAAGGCCGACCGGGGGCTGCTGCGCGGCGTCGTCCACGACGAGAACGCCCACGCGCTCGGCGGCGTCGCCGGGCACGCCGGCCTCTTCGCCACCGCCCGCGACCTCGCGGTGCTGTGCCGCGCCCTGCTGGCCGGGGGCACGCTGGGTGGCGTCCGGCTGCTCGCGCCGGAGTCGGTGGCCCTGCTGCTGGACGCGCCCGGCCTCGGGTTCGCCGTCGACCAGCCCTGGTTCATGGGCGAGCTGGCCGGGCGGGGAGCGGCCGGACACACCGGCTTCACCGGCACGAGCCTGGTGCTGGACCGGGCGACGGACACCTTCCTCGTCCTCCTCGCGACGACCGTCCACCCGCTCCGGCCGGCGCGCCCGGACAGCACGCCCCGCGCCGTCGCCGCCACCCACCTGGCCCGCGCGGTGCGGTGA
- a CDS encoding small ribosomal subunit Rsm22 family protein yields MHEQNLRAALDALLDGLPPRQATAAVDRLIASYRGATQTHAPVLRNAADAAAYAAYRMPATYGAASAALAALAARLPGWSPATHTDLGGGTGAATWAVAGTWPQGCASTVLDWAEPALALGAELARAALPGVSWRQARLAGGEELPQADLVTVSYVLGELTEADRADVVAAAARSGRAVVLVEPGTPEGYLRIRAARDDLLAAGLRVLAPCPHDAECPIVPGRDWCHFAARVSRSSLHRRVKGGTLPYEDEKYSYVAAVRPELAPPGDAPPGDAVASRVVRRPQIRKGQVLLDLCTPEGELTRATVTKRHRDAYREARDTDWGDSWPSRPD; encoded by the coding sequence GTGCACGAGCAGAACCTCCGCGCCGCCCTGGACGCCCTCCTGGACGGCCTGCCGCCCCGGCAGGCCACGGCGGCCGTCGACCGGCTGATCGCCAGCTACCGGGGCGCCACCCAGACCCACGCCCCCGTCCTGCGGAACGCCGCCGACGCCGCCGCCTACGCCGCCTACCGGATGCCCGCGACCTACGGCGCCGCCTCGGCGGCGCTCGCGGCGCTGGCCGCCCGGCTGCCGGGGTGGTCCCCGGCCACCCACACCGACCTGGGCGGCGGGACGGGCGCCGCGACCTGGGCCGTCGCCGGGACGTGGCCGCAGGGCTGCGCGAGCACGGTGCTGGACTGGGCCGAACCGGCCCTGGCCCTCGGCGCGGAGCTGGCCCGCGCCGCGCTGCCGGGCGTGAGCTGGCGGCAGGCCCGGCTGGCGGGCGGGGAGGAGCTGCCGCAGGCTGACCTCGTCACCGTCTCGTACGTCCTGGGGGAGCTGACGGAGGCGGACCGGGCCGACGTCGTCGCGGCGGCGGCCCGCTCGGGACGGGCGGTCGTCCTCGTGGAGCCGGGCACCCCGGAGGGCTACCTGCGCATCCGCGCCGCCCGCGACGACCTCCTCGCGGCCGGGCTGCGGGTGCTCGCGCCCTGCCCGCACGACGCCGAGTGCCCCATCGTGCCCGGTCGCGACTGGTGCCACTTCGCCGCCCGTGTCAGCCGGTCGTCGCTGCACCGCAGGGTGAAGGGCGGCACGCTGCCCTACGAGGACGAGAAGTACAGCTACGTGGCCGCCGTCCGGCCGGAGCTCGCGCCGCCGGGGGACGCGCCGCCGGGGGACGCGGTGGCGTCCCGCGTCGTCCGCAGGCCGCAGATCCGCAAGGGCCAGGTCCTGCTGGACCTCTGTACGCCCGAGGGGGAGCTGACGCGCGCCACGGTCACCAAGCGCCACCGCGACGCCTACCGGGAGGCGCGCGACACCGACTGGGGCGATTCCTGGCCCTCCCGGCCGGACTGA